The Pan troglodytes isolate AG18354 chromosome 6, NHGRI_mPanTro3-v2.0_pri, whole genome shotgun sequence genomic sequence CAGTGAAGATGGCCCCTCCTCAGGTTCCCCTCACGACAAAAGCGTTTGTGATCAGACAGCCCACTAGGGTGAATGGCTCGTCTCTTACCTGCCCATGGGTAAGCAGACACATGGACGGCTTCCACAAGAATTTATTATTGCAATGAATGTGTAGCATGAGGGGGGTCTTATCTTTTaagagggtcttactctgttgcccaggctgcagtgcagtggtacagtcattaCTTAGTGTAGCCTCtagctgctgggctcaagcgatcctcctgcctcagcctcctgagtacctgggactataggcgtgcaccatgcctggctaatttttaaaattttgtagagacagaatttcgctgtgttgcccaggctggtctggaattcctgggctcaagcaatctgccggtgagccaccgcgcccagcctgtctttaaaaattttttaaagaacatccCACTCAGACCAGCGTTAACAATAACATACTTTAGGtggtcaaaaataataaattttgttaggtatatttcatcacaatttttaaaaagacaaatggagCATGCCCcgccctcccccccaaaaaagatgaATAGCAACACAAACAGGATACGGGAAAATAACATTTTGGGGTCTATACTCAAGGTTTTTGGAGACTTCTATTACAGAGACCTAGCAGGGGTCATCAGTTAGGCCCTAGACGTCCTCACACCCTTGCAAAGGGGATGTGTGGTCAGCTGCCACGTCTTGTCCGTGGCCAAAGGCTGCAGCTCCTCCCTGAAGCCTGAGCACCCCTCCCCCGACACCTCCCAGAGGAAGCTCCGTGACGCCCCTGGGGCCCTGAGTGTCTGCTTATAACCAACCCTGTTTAATTTTCCTGTGAAGAATGGAGACTTTTGCTGTCGGCTCCAGAGCTGTGCGTCTGTGTGAGTAGGGGGTGGCCGTCCCCCCAGGGAGGGTGCAGCTTCATGTGTCTGGTGGCCTTTCCTTCCAGACCCCCAGAGGAGCCCACCACCTGGACCGGGTACTTCGGGAAAGTGCTCATGGCCTCCACCAGCTACCTGCCTTCCCAAGTGACAGAAATGTTCAACCAGGGCAGAGCCTTCGCCACGGTCCGCCTGCCATTCTGCGGCCACAAAAACATCTGCTCGCTAGCCACGTGAGTAGAGCCGGCGCCTCCGTCCCCCACCCCGTGTGCCTCAGGCCGAGGGGCCCAGTCCTGGCGGCTTGTGACCCCTTCCGTGCTTCTCCTGAACAGGAGCAGCTTTTTAGAGCCGACACTCCGACGAGAGTTGTCGGGGAGGGGAGGTCCCCTGGCAGGCGCTAGGCTTGCCGCTCTGTGCGGGGGTCCATTTCCACACGGGCTCCCGTTCTGTTTTTGTGGATAGTCTGCGGTATTAATGAAAGACGTTAAGTCAAACCTCGTGAGTGTGCCGTAGTTAACCCTTTGGGGCCACAGAAACCGCACTTGCCGAGTCTCAGGCATCCGTCCGGCTCCAGGGTCTGGCCTCAGAACACACACGGGGCCTGTGGAGGTTCTGTGCTGCGTGCGGGAAAGATTGTCATTACATCCAGTGATGGCAGGGCTTTGGGCTTCCGTGCGTCTTTAAACATCATTTTCCAGTTTTGTTATCTGACTAGCATCCTGGAAAACTTCTCTGACGATGACTACCTATAATAATCCCAGAAGCCACAAAACTGGTTTCATCCCGCTCTCGTCTCCCGTGGGCTTCAGGGTTCAGCACACGAGTGCAGCCTTGGCCCTGTGAGCCGAGGTCAGTGGGGCGCCAGACACCTGCAGCTGCCCTTGTGCTCATCTTGCTGGGGTCTCTTTCCTCGCCTGCCACAAGTGAGGCTGCCATGTAGTAAGACCGTTTTTGTGACAGTTGTCTAGAATTTGGCTGCTCTTTATTCTCCCTAGAATTCAGAAGATCCCGCGGTTGTTGGTGGGTGCCGCCGACGGGTACCTGTACATGTACAACCTGGACCCCCAGGAGGGCGGCGAGTGCGCCCTGATGAAGCAGCACCGGTGAGTCTGCTCCGGCCGCTTCACGGAGCTGCTCCGCGCTGGCGGGGGGAGCTTTCAGGGCACCTGGCGAACGTTTGTTTATTTCCTTGCAAACCAGTGACATAGAGGGGCAGATTCCAGCACAGCGGCCCATGCCGCGCAGGTCGGGAGCTTCGCTTTCCCAGGTGAAATCAATGCCGCCGCAAGACAGGGAGCCCCGGGCTGCAGCTGGCGGTGTCAGGGCTCCCTCAGGGACTGGGCACAGAGGCGACGCAGGGGTGGCGGGAGCCGCATTTGTTCTTAGGTCGGGGAGAGGTGCTGGGAGGCCAGGCCCTCCTCCCCAGGGTGGAGTTTCGCATTTGGAAAGGAAGGGCACAGCGTGGTGGCCTCCACCATTCAGTGCACGTGGCTGAGAGCCTCTCGTCTCACCGTGAGGTACAGGTTTGTTCTTGGAAAACAGGGAGTTAACATTTGTTCATTGGGAAGTAATGCATTTTCATTCTGTCTTACATGTTTTTTAATGATCAAAAAGTTCTAACAacgtataattttttattttagagatagggtctcaccctcgcccaggctggaaagcagtggtgcagtcacagctcactgcagccttgacctcccaggttcaagggatcgttccacctcagcctccctagtagatgggactacaggcgcacagcacatccagctaattaCTTTCTTGTGCAGGGTCTTGctaggttgtccaggctggtctggaactcctaggctcaagtgagcctcctgccttggcctccccaagtgttggggtAACAGGAGTGAGCCGCTGCACctagctttttgtgtgtgtgtgtgaaatggagtctcactctgtcacccaggctggagtgcagtggcgcgatctcggctcactgcaatctccgcctcccaggttcaagcgattctcctgcctcagcctcccgagtagctgtgacgacaggtgcatgccaccatgccctgctaattttttgtatttttagtagagacggggtttcactgtgttagccaggatggtctccgtctcctgacctcgtgatccgcccgcctcagcctcccaaagtgctgggattacaggcgtgagccactgcacccaggctagCCTGACTTTTTTTGTAAATAGTGAATCCTCGTTATTAGTTAGTTCTTCCATTGTAAAAGTGAAATATTGTCTTGTTAGGTATAACTCCCTCTTTAGACTTTCCGTGTAAAACTCTTCATGTAAAAATGTGTGCAGATACACAAGGAGATTAAAGTTGCCACAGCGTGATGAATGCCTGGCGTCCTGTGTGGTGAGTGGTGCGCTGGCTCTGTTGCCGCAGGGCAGCCAGTGTGTACTGCCCGCGAGGCCGCCCTGTGTGGAGACGCTGAGCTGTGTCGCTTTCTTCCCTCCAGGCTGGACGGCAGTCTGGAAACGACCAATGAGATCTTGGACTCTGCCTCTCACGACTGCCCCTTAGTCACTCAGACATACGGCGCAGCTGCAGGAAAAGGTACTTACGTGCCTTCATCCCCAACGAGACTTGGTAAGGGGCGTGACGCAAACCTGGAAGGTAATTAGCCCCACAGCCCCGAGTGCTCCTGCCTTCTGCTGGCTCCGGAGCCACCCCACCAGCTCCTCACTGGGAAAGATGGGGACTGGTTCTGAGAACATAAGCGAGGTTGGTAAATGGGTGTTCCCAAGGCCTCTCTCAAGGCTGAATTCAGTttcgtttcctttttttttttttttttaaaggagagatggggtttccctatgttgcccagggtggtctcagactcctcctgggctcaagtgattctcctgcctcagcctcccacagtgctgggattataggcatgagccaccgtaccaggCTCATTTTCTccgtttttaaagaaaatgtcatcCTGGCTCAGGTGACTCGGGGGTCACGTGACTTGGGCCCAGACTGGCCACCTCTCAGCCAAGATACCACCCTGAAAAGTACTGCCAAGGGTTTCGCCTCTGTCTTTTCCCTCCCACCTTTTTCGTCCTTCAGCAAATCTGCATCGAGTACTGCCTTCATGCTGGGCCTGTGAAGTGCAGAAGCTGTAGGGGAACGAGGCCAATGGGCTCCCCTCCGGCGGCAGCACTAAGACCCATGCATGAGAtcctccagccacagccttgGCTATGTGAGCCACCTTCTTAAAAAAGCCAACTCGCACTCCAGTGGGAGAGCCTGTGGTTTTGCACCCACGCAGGGCTGTGCCTGCTCGCTGCCACTCCCATCTGTGAACCGGCCCTTCCAGTTCATGAGCCCACCCTGAGAGTCTCCtagtgtcattttttttcctggcgTTATTTTTGAGCTCTTAACCAGCTTGAGAGAGTTTGTGGCCCGTCCATTAGGGAGCCTCTGTTTACTGTGCAGGCATCATTTTGACATTTATGAATGTCAGAGAACAAATGACTTCATCTCGAGCTGCCTAAGGCTGCAAAGAGTTCATTAGAAAGCAATCAGAATTCAGAACGTCTTAATACAGGCTGCAGTTTATAAATATACACCAGTGTTGCCAAAACACGGTCCTCAGTGTGTGTCATGGGGTCTGTGGTGTGTCCCCAGTCTTTGAAGGGTGACTTCGTCGTCTCTTTGCAGCCTACACAGACGACCTGGGTGCTGTGGGTGGCGCCTGCCTGGAGGACGAGGCCAGCGCCCTGCGCCTGGATGAGGACAGCGAGCACCCGCCCATGATTCTTCGGACTGACTGAACTTGACCTGTGACCTCTGACCCGGGGAGCAGAGAACACTGGCTTCACAGAGGACTTTGTGCATTGCTGCTATGAACTTTGACCTGAGTCGGGGGAGAGGATGGCAgagactttattaaaaaaaaaaaaaagattgtagtgGTAGTCTAACTCCATAACGCTGAGGAAATACATCATTTTCACTTCAGTGGCTTTTAAATCCTGCTTATGAattttagctttttgtttgtttgttttctctttttgccaAAATTAACTGTTTGGTGAAGCCCGCAAAACCGCCTCGCTTTGCATGCGTGAACGTGCCAAGCCAGCATAGGGGAGCTAGAAGCCACTTTCCAGCCACCTGCCGTTGGGTTTTTTCATATCTGTACATAATGCCGAGTGCGTAAGGAAACCGTGGCGTCGCGCACAGTGGGTCTGCTTGTCAAGGCCAGTTCTGCAGTGACAGGCCTGGGGCTGCCCACCAGGTGTGCTGGGCAGACTTCAGCTGGGACAGGAGTCCGATCTCCCTAGGGCCCCACCTGGACCATTTTCCCTccgttttattttgttaattaaattCTTTCCAAATTGGATCACTCTGGGATTTCTTCCATGGTGGACTTTTGTTTCTGATCTTGTTTTCCATGTGGATATTGGAGGACAGCGAGGTTCTTTCTGATACTAAAAACCTTTCTTTCAGGCAGCAAATGAACTTGAAAGGTTGCCTGGACTCGCTGGAGCAAAGGAAAGCGATTTTGTTTGTATAATTAAATGATCTGTTCTTCTACTTCACTCTTCCTGTTGAAAaactgtgtgattttttttttttaaggaaagtttGTAGCTCCTCCTATACCCAGGAAAGCACAGAACTCAAGTGTGGTGGCCGTCTGAGCTGTCCTTTCGCTGGCCCCGCTGGCCGCAGGGGCTTCCTACCTGTGTGAGAGGTCGTAGCGGGAGACAGCAACAGAGAGTAGGTGGCTGGGCCACGTCCTTCACAGGGCGACATGTGCCTTTCTATTTTCATCTTAGAAAATTTCCTCAGCAAACCGATGAGAGATTGTGGTTGCAAGCTTCAGCATTTGCCTTGCTTCCCTTTTCATATTTACAGAATTAAAACAACCTCAAGTACCTCAGACTCTGCATTCCAAACCAAGGCACCCAGCAGCCAAAGTGTCGAGGGCATTTAAGTGGCATTAATGGCAGGAGAGATGGTTTTAGAATCTTTGGAGTGGTGGAAGTTACGGATAGAAGGGAAAAGGCAAAAACTATTTACCCTGCCTTTGCAGGCTCAGGTTTTTGAACCGAGGAAGGCTGGGACGCCTGTTTCCAGATGGTTGTCATGGTCACACTGGTCGAAGAGCTGGAGGGGAGTTGTCCCCTCAGCTGAGCGGCTGCGGTGAAATGCCCCAGTGTTCCTGGGTTGGCTTTACGGCAAACTAAATGCAGGGGACGCTGCAGTCCGACTCACCTACACCGGCTTCCTCCCTGCCGCTGGTGTGCGGCACACACAACATCTGCATTAGGCAGAGGTGCAAGTGGGCTGATTGAACTTTTCCTTCAAAACCTGCTTGTCTGTCCTGGACCTTTGATGAAATGGGATCCCGGTCACGCAGGCTGAGACAGTGGGGACCGCCGAGGCCAGAGTGGGCTATGGTTGAGCAGGGATGAGAAGGGCCGCGGCAGCATGCAGCCTTGACCCACGCCTGCGTCTTGTGGTGCAAAGCCAGAGGGCTCTCTCTAGAACCTGACCGTGCACTCCATCTCCTGGGAGGCACTTTTGGCTAGAGTGAGTGTTCGTGGGGGGAAAAAGTGTGCACAAGAGATACGGAACCCTGAGCTAGGGTTTCCTGTCACCAAAGAGTGAGCTGCATTTCCAGTTCTGCGTTAAAGTATCGTTTGTTCTGGTGCCTGCCTGTGGTGGTGATTTGGAGACTCAAATCTCCTTTGCCAGGTCTCTTGTCTTTCTTTGGGATTGGTAGTATAGAAGATGCTGGGAATTGTCTTCCTCGCTCAGCCTCGGCTTCCCGCACTGTAAGATGAGGCGGTTGCAGAGGAGGCCTCGGACGTCCTGTGACCCTCAGCCCACACTCCCCCTCATGTGGCCCTGGCAGGGCTGGCTGGGTGCGTTCCCTGCAGACCACAGGAAGCCCTGTGCTTGCCTGGGTCAGGGCTAAGCTGTGCGCcctggaggagggaagaggactGCAGATTCTTGGTCGAGAAGAATGAAGAGGATTTCTGTTTGCTGAGCAGCCATTGTGGAGGGTTACCCGCCTCCACTTTCCCGTTGCCCATTTCACTGCCACCAGCTCCTCTTCCTCTGCTCGAACCCATGAGTCCCAGCCTCACTGGCGGCCTCAGACATGCTCAGGAGTGACGGGGACAGAGGGAGGCCGCTGAGTTGCCCGTTAGAACTCTTTACTGCTGCGCCAGAGACCCAGGTGGAGAGGGACCCTGAACCAAACAGAACGTGTGCTAATTTTCCGAACTCCAAACTGTatactcatatttatttttaaattatatttttccaaacTTCAAAAAGGACGATGAGCGTGGGGGATAGGAAACAAAACCTGTAAACGTTGTGAATGGGCTCAGTGGACTCTGGGACCAAACCTTCTGTAATCTCTAAAACAATGGGACCAAGAGCTGGATGGAACCTGgagtcaaaaagtcaaaaagaactGCTTCAGTCCCCGCTGTACCGCCTGCCTAGCTGTGGGAGCAGGCAGGGCGCCTGGGAGCCTGCGTTTTCTGGACCGTTCCGTGGGACTCATccctacctcacagggctgttgtgaggtgTTGTGTGACTGCGTGTCCTGCAAACGCCCAGCTCGGTGCCCAGCCGGCGGTGGGCACCCAATAAACGCTACAACATAAATGTGTCTTCTGCAattaaacatgatttttattCAGTTCTGGTTTTTGAATAAGCCAGGCGGGAGGGAGGTGACAATACGGGTAAGAAGTGTAATTcagaggctaggcatggtggctcacgcctgtaatcccagcactttgggaggccaaggtgggcggatcacttgaggttaggaattcgagaccagcctggccaacatggtgaaacgacatttctactaaaaatacaaaaattagctggggggggtggggcgggggatggtgcacatctgtaatcccagctacttgggaggctgaagcaggagaatcgcttgaacctgggaggcagaggttgccgtgagccaagattgcatcactgcactgcagcctaggcgacagagcaagactctgtctcaaaaaaaaaaagtgtaattcaCGTGGAGGTTACACGTGGGTCTCTTTCATCCCCGCCTTTTCTCTTAACACCAAGCTTAACGGGCAGGTGGTGCGAGCTGGTCTGGGAGGTGGTGGGCGCCCTGGAACAGCAGGCCCTGCCCCTGTCAGGGGATCCAGGAGCTCCATGGCTGCCGTTCCCTGCCACAGAGAGAACTGGGTGATTCTTCCCACGCGCGGTTTCAtttggagaggggagagagagtcTTCCTACCTCCACAACCAGCAGCGGGCTCCACATGTAAAAGGCCGGGAGTGCTTTGGCCACAGCTTAGCCAAGGAAACGGGACAAGGGGTGGCAGAAAACATGCTCATCTCTGTTGCTCGTCTGGtttttttggtttagtttttcatttgggggtttttgtggggttttttttgagactgagtctcgctctgtcgcccaggctggagtgcagtggcacgatctcggctcactgcaacgtgcacctcctgggttcaagcaattctccctcagcctcctaagtagctgggactataggcacgcaccaccacgtccggttaatttttgtatttttagtagagaccgggtttcaccatgttggccaggctggtctcgaactcctgacctcaggtgatccacccgcctcggcctcccaaagtgctgggattacaggcatgagccacctcgccccgCTGCTCATGGTTTTCATAACCACATTGGCAAAGGGTGGGGATGGGCCAGGCTTGTTGTTTGGTGTGTCCCCTGCCCTACATCTTTGTAGACCAGACCTTTGCATGCAGGGAATGACCAAGTCACTTGTTCGAAATGTacatgaggtggctcatgcctgtaatcccaaccctttgggaggcagaagcgggcggatcatctaaggtcaggagttcgaggccagcctggccaacatggcaaaacctgtctctactaaaaatacaaaaagtaaccaggcgtggtggtgggtgcctgtaatcccacctattctggaggctgaggcaggacagttgcttgaaaccgggaggtggaggttgcagtgagctgagatcatgccactgcactctcacctgggcaacagagtgagactgtctctaaaaagaaaaagaaacggaCATGTGACACCATGGCCAGCAAGCAGGAAATCCAAATGCGTTATTTTACAAGTGTACTTAGGAGAGAGGCGGAACCATTCGGCTGCAGCTCTGTGGTGTTGGAGATGTAAAAAGAACGTGCAGGGAAACCGTGGGACTTCTGTTTGGGTCTCCTCCCTGCTTTACATAGAATTCTCTTTTTTATGACATTTCTTACTGAAAATATATCATGATAATCATTGGCCAAGCAGATAGGGTTTTTCTGACGTATCTTTTTGTTCTGACCCAGGTCATAACCCTTCGCCTATGTCATACCTTTTCAATCTGTGGGTTTTtctgaagcagaaaaacaaaacaaaaccaatctCAGGGTTTTGAGATGTGACCAGTTCTTACCCTTCCCTAATAACCAGCTAGGAAAGTCTCTAATTTAGAAAAAtgaggcctggcgcggtggctcatgcctattgtaatcccagcactttgggaggccaaggcgggtggatcacgaggtcaggcgtttgagaccagcctgaccaacatggtgaaaccctgtctctactaaaaatacaaaaattagctgggcgtggtggcacgtgcctgtaatcccagctactcaggaggctgaggcaggagaatcgcttgaaccagggaggcggagtttgcagtgaacagagatcatgccactgcactccagcctgggtgacagagcacagctctgtctcaaaaaaaaaagaaagaaaaaagaaaaatgaaatctttCTAAAGTTCGGAATGTGAAGAGACTGTCTTGATTCCTCACCTCTACATCGTTTCTTTCTATAG encodes the following:
- the WIPI2 gene encoding WD repeat domain phosphoinositide-interacting protein 2 isoform X5, translated to MKVLHTIRETPPNPAGLCALSINNDNCYLAYPGSATIGEVQVFDTINLRAANMIPAHDSPLAALAFDASGTKLATASEKGTVIRVFSIPEGQKLFEFRRGVKRCVSICSLAFSMDGMFLSASSNTETVHIFKLETVKEKPPEEPTTWTGYFGKVLMASTSYLPSQVTEMFNQGRAFATVRLPFCGHKNICSLATIQKIPRLLVGAADGYLYMYNLDPQEGGECALMKQHRLDGSLETTNEILDSASHDCPLVTQTYGAAAGKGTYVPSSPTRLAYTDDLGAVGGACLEDEASALRLDEDSEHPPMILRTD